Proteins encoded within one genomic window of Bdellovibrio sp. ArHS:
- a CDS encoding EF-hand domain-containing protein, with translation MFLRRWLSLPLLFGIGVYAQAEQQPAAVNSGVGGTAGFQGVVLSGQVTRAAQNSITVNITNTCFGTNLRSVSNPIARNATVELNLAINDKGTVKQYFVRYPSDVVSKAGNDTVVALTGENVTSGVVASYAGNSVRMVIPVTVTSMVDEEGNISEDFDVKLHGTSFTQKFAPHAGQQYMGTNGPLSASVYTSASKDGRQYNVSAFFPGENGYCGGYYSPLMVFFDDQRPRFEGKSQFPLNPSGKTSWPEAKAPGAFVALDRDGDKKITKADELFGNEGEKFKNGFEALKELDSNGDGVIDKNDKDFAKLLLWFDKNGDGKSQASELVPLKSRIKSISLQYDESAKTPFGARAEARERSTFVFIEKGKEKQGSIVDVWFSPE, from the coding sequence ATGTTTCTTAGAAGATGGCTATCGCTGCCACTTTTGTTCGGCATCGGGGTTTACGCACAGGCGGAACAACAACCCGCAGCCGTGAATTCCGGCGTCGGTGGTACAGCGGGATTTCAAGGTGTCGTGCTTTCGGGGCAAGTAACCCGGGCAGCACAAAACTCAATCACAGTGAATATTACGAATACGTGTTTCGGGACGAACCTGCGTTCGGTGTCCAATCCGATCGCCAGAAACGCGACCGTCGAATTGAATCTGGCAATTAATGACAAAGGGACGGTGAAACAGTACTTTGTTAGATATCCATCGGACGTGGTTTCCAAAGCGGGGAATGACACGGTTGTGGCTCTGACCGGGGAAAATGTAACCTCGGGGGTTGTCGCCTCTTATGCGGGAAACAGCGTGCGCATGGTGATCCCGGTGACAGTGACAAGCATGGTCGATGAAGAGGGAAATATCAGTGAGGACTTCGATGTGAAGTTGCACGGAACCTCGTTCACGCAAAAATTTGCGCCGCATGCAGGCCAGCAGTACATGGGAACTAACGGTCCTCTGTCAGCCAGTGTCTATACCAGTGCTTCCAAAGACGGACGTCAGTACAATGTGTCCGCGTTCTTTCCTGGGGAAAACGGCTACTGTGGCGGCTATTATTCGCCACTGATGGTGTTCTTTGATGATCAGCGCCCACGCTTTGAAGGGAAGTCTCAATTCCCATTGAATCCTTCGGGCAAAACGTCTTGGCCAGAAGCCAAAGCTCCCGGAGCCTTCGTGGCTTTGGATCGTGATGGCGATAAAAAAATCACCAAAGCGGACGAGTTGTTCGGTAATGAAGGTGAAAAATTCAAGAATGGTTTTGAAGCTCTGAAAGAGCTCGATTCCAACGGCGACGGCGTGATTGATAAAAACGACAAAGACTTCGCCAAGCTTCTTTTGTGGTTCGATAAAAACGGAGATGGCAAGTCACAGGCATCAGAGCTGGTGCCGTTAAAATCCCGTATTAAATCCATTTCTTTGCAATACGATGAAAGTGCAAAAACGCCGTTCGGTGCGCGAGCTGAAGCTCGGGAAAGAAGTACTTTTGTCTTTATTGAAAAAGGAAAAGAGAAGCAGGGATCTATTGTCGATGTGTGGTTCTCGCCAGAATAA
- a CDS encoding lysophospholipid acyltransferase family protein has translation MKNFLQKPNEKIFGLRNLDRDTLIFRVLPRFLLEILRKYFRLEITGAENIPRRGPVIIAPNHSGYTGFDAFLLGHIVQQEARRVPRVLTHHFWFLTETTAIPAQKMGFTEATFENGLNALKKGNAIVLFPEGEQGNFKPTTERYQLQEFKRGFVRMALESQCPIVPAIILGAEETHINLKKLKFTKFLKGSVIPLPLNIVPLPAKWRIHFLEPIYLPYKPNAVDDTELVHEIAQDIQEKMQEAIQQELSKRGNPFL, from the coding sequence ATGAAGAATTTCTTGCAGAAACCCAACGAAAAAATTTTTGGTCTTCGGAACCTTGACCGGGACACTTTGATTTTTCGTGTGCTGCCCAGATTCCTTCTGGAAATTCTGCGTAAATACTTTCGCTTAGAAATCACCGGTGCGGAAAATATTCCTCGCCGCGGACCCGTCATAATCGCACCGAACCATTCCGGCTACACCGGCTTTGATGCCTTTCTTTTGGGCCATATCGTGCAACAAGAAGCTCGCCGGGTCCCTCGCGTCCTCACCCATCACTTTTGGTTTTTAACGGAAACAACTGCGATTCCCGCTCAGAAAATGGGCTTTACCGAAGCGACTTTTGAAAATGGCCTTAATGCTCTAAAAAAAGGAAATGCCATCGTGCTTTTTCCTGAGGGTGAACAAGGAAACTTCAAACCCACCACCGAGCGCTATCAGCTTCAAGAGTTTAAGCGCGGATTTGTCCGCATGGCTTTGGAAAGTCAGTGCCCGATCGTTCCTGCGATCATTTTGGGAGCGGAAGAAACACATATTAATTTAAAGAAATTGAAGTTCACCAAATTCTTAAAAGGCAGTGTCATTCCGCTGCCATTGAATATTGTTCCTTTGCCTGCGAAATGGCGCATTCATTTTTTGGAGCCGATTTATCTGCCTTACAAGCCCAACGCAGTGGATGACACAGAACTGGTGCATGAAATCGCCCAGGACATTCAGGAAAAAATGCAGGAAGCCATTCAGCAAGAGCTTTCCAAACGTGGAAATCCCTTTCTTTAG
- the glpK gene encoding glycerol kinase GlpK has translation MSSSFIMAIDQGTTSSRTCIINQAGGLVAEARETFKQIFPKPGWVEHDPEDIWYSTQRSMRMALEKAGIKGSQIQAIGITNQRETVMLWDAKTKKALHNAIVWQCRRTQEICERLKKAKKEKMITAKTGLVLDPYFSATKIQWLLKNVPNAKKKAREGHVLAGTVDTFLLWKLTNGQSHKTDVSNASRTMLMNIHMGWWDDDLLKLFGVPPGILPEICPSNADFGRTQGLGFLPDGIPITGILGDQQAALFGQTCFDVGDSKCTFGTGSFLLLNTGTKAVKSKNKLLTTIAWKLKNGDLVYALEGGAFVCGAAVQWLRDGLGLFQHSSDIEALAKTVEDTQGVEFVPALTGLGAPHWRPEARGVISGLTRGTTKAHVARATLEAMALQNVDILVTMQKDLGKKIRSVRVDGGAAANDLLMQIQADYCGVNVVRPQNLETTALGAAFIAGLGAGIWKDLKEIRRVWKTNKEFKVKMTAGARKARLHRWAKALEKV, from the coding sequence ATGTCTTCTTCTTTTATCATGGCGATCGACCAAGGTACAACCAGCTCTCGGACTTGTATAATCAATCAAGCCGGAGGTCTTGTCGCAGAGGCCCGTGAAACATTCAAGCAGATTTTTCCTAAGCCGGGGTGGGTGGAACACGACCCTGAGGACATTTGGTACTCTACGCAAAGATCCATGCGAATGGCTTTAGAGAAGGCCGGGATCAAAGGATCGCAAATTCAGGCGATCGGCATTACCAACCAACGTGAAACCGTCATGCTGTGGGATGCTAAAACCAAAAAAGCTCTGCATAATGCGATTGTTTGGCAGTGCCGTCGCACGCAGGAAATCTGCGAACGCCTAAAGAAGGCTAAAAAAGAAAAAATGATCACCGCAAAAACGGGATTGGTTTTAGACCCTTATTTTTCTGCCACCAAGATTCAATGGCTTTTGAAGAACGTCCCTAACGCCAAAAAGAAGGCGCGTGAAGGCCACGTTTTAGCGGGCACTGTGGATACGTTTCTTTTGTGGAAGCTGACCAATGGTCAATCTCACAAAACGGATGTCAGCAACGCCTCTCGCACGATGTTGATGAATATTCACATGGGCTGGTGGGATGATGACTTGCTAAAGCTTTTTGGTGTGCCACCGGGAATTCTTCCCGAGATCTGTCCTTCGAATGCTGATTTTGGGCGTACGCAAGGCTTGGGTTTTCTGCCCGACGGAATTCCTATAACAGGAATTCTTGGCGATCAGCAGGCGGCCCTTTTCGGTCAGACTTGTTTTGATGTGGGCGATTCGAAGTGCACATTTGGAACAGGCAGCTTCCTTTTGCTTAATACGGGAACGAAGGCCGTGAAGTCGAAGAACAAACTTTTAACGACCATCGCCTGGAAACTGAAAAACGGAGACCTGGTCTATGCTCTTGAAGGCGGAGCCTTCGTATGCGGAGCCGCCGTTCAGTGGCTGCGCGACGGACTCGGATTGTTTCAACACTCATCCGATATCGAAGCTTTGGCAAAAACCGTCGAGGACACCCAGGGCGTGGAGTTTGTTCCCGCTTTGACGGGGTTAGGCGCGCCTCACTGGCGTCCTGAAGCCCGTGGTGTGATCAGTGGCCTGACGCGTGGAACGACCAAAGCCCACGTTGCCCGGGCGACGTTAGAAGCGATGGCTTTGCAGAATGTCGATATTCTGGTGACGATGCAAAAAGACCTGGGCAAAAAAATTCGCAGTGTGCGCGTTGATGGCGGAGCCGCGGCCAACGATCTGCTGATGCAAATACAAGCGGACTATTGCGGCGTGAATGTGGTTCGTCCACAAAACCTGGAAACAACCGCTTTAGGAGCGGCTTTCATTGCCGGGCTGGGGGCGGGAATATGGAAAGATTTAAAAGAGATTCGTCGGGTCTGGAAGACTAACAAGGAATTCAAAGTGAAGATGACGGCGGGGGCGCGCAAAGCGCGTCTGCACCGTTGGGCAAAGGCTTTGGAGAAAGTTTAA
- a CDS encoding beta-sandwich domain-containing protein: MKPLLTSLLVSAVLFQAPVAFSQDRGGRDNHGPVRPGDSRPGDRGDRNDRDNDRVERDRRDREERDRREREERDRREREERGRGRYNPPPRHGHNPPPRYPDYPRNPTYPNYPTYPNYPSYPTPPSSYDNSVYFSDITRRSGGEWVRVSFSYPAYVDYVRASVSNASILVHEAVLHTESGRQLVLRNLASQMLYPGNSYTSEYITAGERIVAIDLRLESYGNYGDIRLTVTSGSGTPQIRAERFP; the protein is encoded by the coding sequence ATGAAACCACTTTTAACAAGTCTTTTAGTCTCCGCAGTTCTTTTCCAGGCTCCGGTGGCATTCTCTCAAGATCGCGGCGGCCGCGACAATCATGGCCCCGTACGCCCTGGTGACAGTCGTCCTGGTGACCGCGGTGATCGAAATGATCGCGATAACGACCGCGTCGAAAGAGATCGTCGCGATCGTGAAGAACGTGATCGCCGTGAGCGTGAAGAGCGTGATCGTCGTGAAAGAGAAGAACGTGGCCGTGGTCGCTACAATCCGCCACCGCGCCATGGGCACAACCCTCCGCCAAGATACCCGGATTACCCGCGCAATCCAACTTATCCAAACTATCCGACGTACCCGAACTATCCTTCTTACCCAACACCGCCGTCATCTTATGACAACAGTGTTTATTTCTCTGATATCACTCGTCGCAGTGGTGGTGAATGGGTGCGCGTCAGCTTCAGCTATCCTGCGTATGTCGACTATGTTCGTGCGAGTGTTTCGAACGCGTCCATCCTGGTTCACGAGGCTGTTTTGCATACAGAAAGTGGTCGCCAATTGGTTCTTCGTAATTTGGCTTCTCAGATGTTGTATCCCGGAAACTCATACACATCTGAATACATCACGGCCGGTGAGCGCATCGTAGCTATCGATCTTCGTTTAGAATCATACGGTAATTATGGTGATATTCGTTTGACGGTGACCTCTGGAAGCGGAACACCGCAAATCCGTGCGGAGCGCTTTCCCTAG
- a CDS encoding prepilin-type N-terminal cleavage/methylation domain-containing protein, producing MSLNQKGFSLAEMVVGVALLGIMGMVAASFFVFTAKTKEEITNEIEDKVDNIIAERMILKDLKFSEPSFNNVLITDDTGFRFFDYVSDVSGDPEYESPRKLTLEFGRRNEFVFITTNDKLGTMMYTPAVAYELGALPASAMEEASLTFKSLNKGNEVSKSSPAIWQVGNLLMLDSPAAVREMTATGPNYKVPARSPIFVGSVIAPGESRLSPLNLPGFLNRTHPLYPNETIQDEDKFLRDIPPMGGAAPLVRLKAVNIIKYYLDKDPQTKTVNLLRSVYKNNTFSQGQLFAAGVSRVVFSRNNARDSLIYYQIIRPQDVGK from the coding sequence ATGAGTTTAAATCAAAAAGGTTTTTCTTTAGCAGAGATGGTAGTCGGTGTTGCCCTTCTGGGTATCATGGGCATGGTTGCGGCTTCGTTCTTCGTCTTCACGGCAAAAACCAAAGAAGAAATCACGAACGAGATCGAAGACAAAGTTGATAACATTATCGCCGAGCGAATGATTTTGAAGGATCTGAAATTTTCCGAGCCTTCGTTTAATAACGTGCTGATTACCGACGACACAGGGTTTCGATTTTTCGACTACGTTTCTGATGTCAGCGGAGACCCCGAGTATGAATCTCCACGCAAGCTGACTTTAGAGTTCGGGCGTCGTAACGAGTTCGTCTTTATTACCACCAACGATAAGTTGGGCACGATGATGTACACGCCGGCGGTGGCTTATGAGCTTGGGGCTTTGCCTGCGAGTGCCATGGAAGAAGCGTCTTTGACTTTCAAATCTTTGAATAAAGGCAATGAAGTTTCCAAATCCAGTCCGGCCATTTGGCAGGTGGGAAATCTTCTGATGTTGGATTCTCCCGCAGCTGTTCGTGAAATGACGGCGACGGGTCCGAATTACAAAGTTCCTGCGCGTTCACCGATTTTCGTGGGGTCCGTGATTGCTCCAGGGGAATCTCGATTAAGCCCTTTGAATCTTCCCGGCTTTCTGAATCGGACTCATCCACTGTATCCAAACGAGACAATTCAAGACGAAGATAAGTTCTTAAGGGATATACCGCCGATGGGGGGCGCGGCTCCTCTTGTGCGCTTGAAAGCCGTGAATATTATCAAGTATTATTTAGACAAGGACCCGCAAACGAAGACAGTCAATCTTTTGCGTTCTGTTTATAAGAACAATACGTTTTCGCAGGGTCAACTATTTGCAGCTGGCGTGTCTAGAGTTGTCTTCTCTAGAAATAACGCACGAGATTCTTTGATTTATTATCAAATTATTCGTCCACAAGATGTGGGCAAATAA
- a CDS encoding PilZ domain-containing protein, whose product MNSSNPNAPQMIFKKVALSEKKMLFREVAHDKLQVAVKGSSQEELFHLIAVQTEKDEALLCHHTADSKSITTAQKCVVNFAFNNERYFIQTELYFEAGWAVLKIDGDLFQLQRRANARLDLPEKYDALFILTKAVGKSLFLDCRVKDISAGGIKIELPQTAPEVKIGDILKGNLRLGARRAIEFEVEVRFVQKKEHGGGLTTQIAGVQFLHVDTLLEGRLLSLVMDLQREIFLKYPKK is encoded by the coding sequence ATGAACTCGTCGAATCCAAATGCTCCGCAGATGATCTTTAAAAAGGTAGCGCTTTCGGAAAAGAAAATGCTTTTTCGCGAAGTGGCTCACGATAAGTTGCAGGTGGCGGTGAAAGGATCTTCGCAGGAAGAACTTTTTCATTTAATCGCCGTGCAGACGGAAAAAGACGAGGCCTTGTTGTGTCATCATACTGCGGACTCGAAAAGTATTACGACGGCGCAAAAGTGTGTGGTGAACTTCGCCTTTAATAACGAACGCTATTTCATTCAAACGGAACTATATTTTGAAGCGGGTTGGGCCGTATTAAAAATTGATGGTGACTTGTTTCAGCTGCAAAGACGGGCCAATGCACGCCTTGATTTACCAGAAAAGTACGATGCTCTTTTTATCCTGACTAAAGCCGTCGGTAAGTCTTTATTTTTAGATTGCCGAGTCAAAGACATCAGCGCTGGTGGCATTAAGATTGAGCTTCCCCAGACGGCCCCGGAAGTAAAAATCGGGGACATCTTAAAAGGAAATTTAAGATTGGGCGCTCGCCGTGCGATCGAGTTCGAAGTGGAAGTGCGTTTTGTCCAGAAGAAGGAACATGGTGGCGGATTGACCACGCAAATCGCCGGAGTGCAATTTCTTCACGTCGACACTCTTCTAGAAGGGCGTCTTTTAAGTTTAGTGATGGATTTGCAACGCGAAATTTTCCTGAAATACCCTAAAAAGTAG
- the radA gene encoding DNA repair protein RadA, which produces MAKSKAKSIYTCQNCGAQRPRWEGKCSDCGAWNSYVEELQLPEVKTRGWSTGTSEKGSASTKPVSLDQSLEEIKLDRFDTGYEELNRVLGGGLARGSFVLLGGSPGIGKSTLLLQMAGGLAKNKNKILYISGEESVSQTGSRAHRLGIRSPLIEIGCESNLHSIMELARHKKPDVLVVDSIQTMYLPDLQAAPGSVSQVRECAGHLMGLAKQDGITVILIGHVTKDGNIAGPKVLEHMVDCVLSFDGDASYNFRLLRALKNRFGAAQELGVFQMNQKGLEEVSNPSELFLEERGNQLIGSAVFASMEGTRPLLCEVQALTLSSPMAMPRRTALGIDVNRLHLLTAVLDRHLDIRLGHNDIFINVVGGLKLVEPAADLAVAAAILSTEGRRDLDAKTCFFGEIGLTGEVRGVSFVENRIKEGDKLGFQHFVIPYSNKRHLADLKLSKDKKISFIRNVQDLSKLI; this is translated from the coding sequence ATGGCAAAATCGAAGGCGAAAAGTATCTATACCTGTCAAAATTGTGGGGCCCAACGACCAAGGTGGGAAGGGAAATGCTCTGACTGCGGCGCGTGGAACTCCTATGTCGAAGAATTGCAGCTTCCCGAGGTTAAAACTCGCGGTTGGTCTACAGGAACATCTGAAAAAGGCTCCGCTTCGACGAAGCCAGTCTCCCTAGACCAAAGTCTTGAGGAAATCAAATTGGATCGTTTTGATACGGGCTATGAAGAGCTGAACCGCGTTTTAGGCGGCGGCTTAGCCCGTGGCAGCTTCGTCCTTTTGGGCGGCTCGCCGGGGATTGGAAAATCCACTTTGCTGCTGCAAATGGCCGGCGGCCTTGCCAAAAACAAGAACAAGATTCTTTACATCTCGGGCGAAGAAAGCGTTTCGCAAACCGGATCGCGTGCTCATCGCTTGGGCATTCGCTCCCCGCTCATTGAGATCGGTTGCGAAAGCAATCTTCATAGCATCATGGAACTCGCTCGTCATAAAAAACCGGATGTTCTAGTCGTAGACTCGATTCAGACGATGTATCTTCCGGATTTGCAGGCCGCTCCCGGCTCCGTTTCGCAAGTGCGAGAGTGTGCAGGTCATTTGATGGGATTAGCGAAGCAAGATGGCATCACCGTGATCCTGATTGGTCACGTGACGAAAGATGGCAATATCGCCGGTCCCAAAGTGCTAGAGCACATGGTGGACTGCGTGCTTTCTTTTGATGGTGATGCTTCCTACAACTTCCGCCTGTTGCGCGCCCTGAAGAATCGCTTCGGCGCCGCTCAGGAATTGGGTGTCTTTCAAATGAATCAAAAAGGTTTGGAAGAAGTCTCCAATCCTTCAGAACTTTTTCTGGAGGAACGAGGCAACCAATTGATCGGTTCGGCAGTCTTTGCCTCGATGGAAGGAACCCGCCCTTTGCTGTGCGAAGTGCAAGCGCTGACTCTTTCCAGTCCCATGGCGATGCCACGTCGCACGGCTTTGGGTATTGATGTGAACCGTCTACATCTTTTAACGGCGGTTTTAGATCGCCATCTGGATATTCGCTTAGGTCACAACGACATTTTTATCAATGTTGTGGGTGGTTTGAAACTTGTGGAGCCGGCGGCAGACTTGGCCGTGGCAGCCGCGATTCTTTCCACCGAAGGCCGTCGTGATCTAGATGCGAAGACTTGCTTCTTTGGCGAGATCGGTTTAACCGGCGAAGTGCGTGGCGTATCTTTCGTTGAAAATCGCATTAAAGAGGGCGACAAATTAGGTTTCCAACATTTTGTTATCCCTTATTCGAACAAACGCCATCTTGCGGATCTAAAACTTTCTAAAGATAAGAAAATTTCTTTTATACGAAATGTTCAAGATTTGAGTAAACTCATCTAA
- a CDS encoding Hsp20/alpha crystallin family protein, with product MRSLSPWSQRSQRDLVSQLEEFMNEFDRFPATRGMADFSPAVDMEDKNDMYLVTVDLPGMKKDQIKIDLNDNILTISGERKRETKEEGKYTERSYGRFMRSFTLPSMVSAEKIEARFEDGVLHINLPKAESSKGRSIKIM from the coding sequence ATGCGTTCACTCTCACCTTGGAGTCAGCGTTCGCAAAGAGATTTGGTCAGTCAACTGGAAGAATTCATGAACGAGTTTGATCGTTTTCCCGCAACTCGGGGGATGGCGGATTTTTCGCCAGCTGTCGACATGGAAGATAAGAATGACATGTATCTTGTGACCGTGGATTTGCCGGGAATGAAGAAAGATCAGATCAAAATCGATTTAAATGACAATATCCTGACAATTTCTGGAGAGCGCAAACGCGAAACTAAAGAAGAGGGCAAATACACGGAAAGATCTTATGGCCGTTTTATGCGCAGTTTTACTTTGCCCTCGATGGTGAGTGCGGAAAAGATTGAAGCTCGTTTTGAAGACGGTGTTTTGCACATTAATCTTCCCAAAGCGGAAAGCTCAAAAGGCCGCAGTATCAAGATTATGTAG
- a CDS encoding cyclic nucleotide-binding domain-containing protein, which produces MTDAMSAIQKESYKPGDYIFFEGDIENHFYIVETGVVSIFTKDQMGTRIPIADIVDGESFGEFALISKMPRSASAQAVTDVVLVKVSEEGFQQLLEELPTWAECMLKSFVDRLQNMTEKMRELEQFKKRE; this is translated from the coding sequence ATGACAGACGCCATGAGTGCCATTCAGAAAGAAAGCTACAAGCCTGGAGATTATATTTTCTTCGAAGGCGACATCGAAAATCATTTTTACATCGTCGAAACTGGCGTCGTCAGTATTTTCACTAAAGATCAGATGGGAACACGCATTCCCATCGCGGATATTGTCGACGGAGAGTCTTTTGGCGAGTTTGCTTTGATTTCTAAAATGCCGCGAAGTGCGTCGGCTCAAGCGGTCACGGACGTCGTCTTGGTCAAAGTTTCCGAAGAGGGCTTTCAACAGCTTTTGGAAGAGCTTCCCACTTGGGCCGAGTGCATGTTGAAGTCCTTTGTGGACCGCCTGCAGAATATGACCGAAAAAATGCGGGAGCTGGAACAGTTTAAAAAACGGGAGTAA
- the hutI gene encoding imidazolonepropionase → MGILLKNISTLLTLQGAAMKGGRHVQEEDLSILSNASVLMEKDRIAWVGPHKKLPKQWAQKKNIKEFDMKGLTVLPGFVECHTHLIFAGDRAAEFEMRNQGVSYQEIAARGGGILSTMKKTRSAKLIELAKQGQARANHFISQGVTTVEIKSGYALNLKDELKMLEAAQSIKNLRTVCTFLGAHALPPEFKTYEEYLSFLGEKVLPVVKKRKLARRVDVFIEKGFFPKAESEVYLRKAQEMGFEILIHADQMSLSGGSDVAVRLGALSGDHLLQVTEKEIQSLAKSEVTCVLLPAADLYTKTNYPRAREMIAAGARVALATDFNPGTSPTQDLNLVGLLARLEMKMTLPEVLGAYTVGAAHALNLQQEVGSIEVGKSADILCTERDWQTLFYSIGEASKKAVFSRGKRVFNSL, encoded by the coding sequence ATGGGCATTCTTTTAAAAAATATTTCCACACTTCTGACCTTGCAGGGCGCCGCCATGAAAGGCGGGCGTCACGTGCAGGAAGAAGATCTTAGTATTCTGTCCAATGCGTCTGTGCTTATGGAAAAAGATCGCATTGCCTGGGTCGGTCCTCATAAAAAACTGCCGAAGCAGTGGGCGCAAAAGAAAAACATAAAAGAATTCGACATGAAGGGGTTGACTGTTCTTCCCGGATTTGTTGAATGCCACACTCATTTGATTTTCGCCGGGGATCGGGCCGCAGAATTTGAAATGCGCAATCAGGGCGTCAGTTATCAGGAAATCGCCGCTCGCGGGGGCGGGATTCTTTCCACCATGAAGAAAACGCGTTCGGCGAAACTCATCGAGCTTGCGAAGCAAGGGCAGGCACGGGCAAATCATTTTATTTCTCAGGGTGTAACCACTGTCGAGATCAAGTCCGGTTATGCATTGAATCTTAAAGATGAACTGAAGATGCTTGAAGCCGCACAAAGTATTAAAAATTTGCGCACAGTTTGTACCTTTTTGGGGGCTCACGCGTTGCCGCCGGAATTCAAAACCTATGAAGAGTATCTGAGCTTCCTGGGTGAAAAAGTATTGCCGGTCGTAAAAAAAAGAAAGCTGGCGCGCCGGGTGGATGTCTTTATTGAAAAAGGTTTTTTTCCAAAGGCCGAATCTGAAGTGTATTTGCGGAAAGCGCAAGAGATGGGATTTGAAATTCTGATTCACGCGGATCAAATGTCTCTCAGTGGCGGCAGCGACGTCGCCGTGCGTTTGGGGGCTTTATCCGGAGACCACCTTTTGCAAGTCACGGAAAAAGAAATTCAATCTTTGGCGAAGTCGGAAGTGACTTGTGTTCTGTTACCGGCGGCAGATCTTTATACAAAAACAAATTATCCTCGGGCGCGCGAGATGATTGCCGCGGGGGCGCGGGTGGCACTGGCGACGGATTTTAATCCCGGAACCTCGCCCACGCAGGATTTGAACTTGGTAGGACTGTTAGCGCGCTTGGAAATGAAGATGACCCTGCCCGAGGTCCTCGGAGCTTACACCGTGGGGGCGGCCCATGCGTTGAACCTGCAACAAGAGGTGGGCTCAATTGAAGTGGGTAAGTCTGCTGATATTTTATGCACTGAAAGAGACTGGCAAACCCTTTTCTACAGTATAGGGGAGGCCTCTAAGAAGGCGGTTTTTTCGAGAGGAAAGAGGGTTTTTAATAGTCTTTAA